A single Pseudomonas sp. DC1.2 DNA region contains:
- a CDS encoding nuclear transport factor 2 family protein, translating to MSDFLRRFARQFADLNKNNLQRLDQLYTDDVQFTDPLHEVQGLAHLRSYFTELYANVNDLRFDFHGFDQIAEGEGYLRWVMSYRHPRLAGGRLIRVDGCSHLRWRDKVYRHRDYFDAGAMLYEHLPVLGRAIAWLKRRMG from the coding sequence ATGAGTGATTTCCTGCGGCGCTTTGCGCGCCAGTTCGCCGACCTCAACAAGAACAATCTGCAACGCCTCGATCAGTTGTACACGGACGACGTGCAGTTCACCGATCCGCTGCATGAAGTGCAGGGGCTGGCGCATTTGCGCAGCTACTTCACCGAGCTCTACGCCAACGTCAACGACCTGCGTTTCGATTTTCACGGCTTCGACCAGATTGCTGAAGGCGAAGGATATCTGCGCTGGGTGATGAGTTATCGCCATCCACGCCTGGCCGGCGGCCGGTTGATTCGGGTGGACGGCTGCTCGCATTTGCGCTGGCGCGACAAGGTTTATCGTCACCGGGATTACTTCGATGCCGGAGCAATGCTTTATGAACATCTACCCGTGTTGGGCCGCGCGATTGCCTGGCTGAAAAGGAGAATGGGATGA
- a CDS encoding NAD(P)/FAD-dependent oxidoreductase, with the protein MKIAIIGSGISGLTSAYLLNRQHDITLFEAGDWVGGHTHTVEVTVDGQRYAVDTGFIVFNDWTYPNFIRLLGQLGVGFKPTEMSFSVTDPDSGLEYNGNNLNSLFAQRRNLLSPGFWGMLRDILRFNKESQRDLAEQRIAADTTLDQYLKAGGYGERFILHYIVPMGAAIWSMSMADMLGFPLQFFVRFFKNHGLLSVSNRPQWCVIEGGSSAYLAPLTASFKDRIRLNCPVSRVERDEDGVVVHSAIGSERFDKVVFACHSDQALNLLADPSSAEQSILGALPYADNEVVLHTDIRLLPERKLAWASWNYRLGGPGHALAAVTYDMNILQGIHSDTTFCVSLNQSAGIHPLKVLAKYTYAHPQYSLAAVAAQARWEELNGAQHTYYCGAYWANGFHEDGVVSALRVAQSFGETL; encoded by the coding sequence GTGAAAATCGCCATTATCGGCAGCGGGATCTCGGGCCTTACCAGCGCCTACCTGCTGAACCGCCAACACGACATCACCTTGTTCGAGGCCGGCGACTGGGTCGGCGGCCACACCCACACCGTGGAAGTGACCGTCGATGGTCAGCGCTACGCCGTGGACACTGGTTTTATCGTGTTCAACGACTGGACCTACCCGAATTTCATTCGCCTGTTAGGTCAGCTCGGGGTGGGTTTCAAACCGACAGAAATGAGTTTCTCGGTGACCGACCCTGACTCTGGTCTTGAGTACAACGGCAACAACCTCAACAGCCTATTCGCCCAGCGTCGCAATTTGCTGTCGCCGGGGTTCTGGGGCATGTTGCGCGACATCCTGCGCTTCAACAAAGAGTCGCAGCGGGACCTGGCAGAACAGCGGATCGCCGCCGACACCACCCTCGATCAATACCTGAAGGCTGGCGGCTACGGGGAGCGCTTCATCCTGCACTACATCGTGCCGATGGGCGCGGCGATCTGGTCAATGTCGATGGCCGACATGCTGGGTTTTCCGTTGCAGTTCTTTGTGCGTTTCTTTAAAAATCATGGCTTGTTGTCCGTCAGCAATCGTCCGCAGTGGTGCGTCATCGAAGGCGGATCGAGTGCATATTTGGCGCCGCTGACCGCCTCTTTTAAAGACAGAATTCGCCTCAATTGCCCGGTATCCCGAGTCGAACGCGACGAGGACGGTGTGGTTGTCCACAGCGCCATCGGCAGCGAGCGCTTCGACAAAGTGGTGTTCGCCTGTCACAGCGATCAAGCGCTCAACCTGCTGGCCGACCCCAGCAGTGCGGAACAGTCGATCCTTGGCGCCCTGCCTTACGCCGACAACGAAGTCGTGTTGCACACCGATATACGCCTGCTGCCGGAGCGGAAACTCGCCTGGGCCAGTTGGAACTATCGCTTGGGTGGACCTGGTCATGCGTTGGCGGCGGTCACCTACGACATGAACATCCTGCAAGGCATCCACAGCGACACCACGTTCTGCGTCAGCCTCAATCAGAGTGCCGGTATCCATCCGCTTAAGGTGCTCGCCAAATACACCTACGCCCACCCGCAATACAGTTTGGCGGCCGTTGCGGCACAGGCTCGCTGGGAAGAGTTGAACGGCGCTCAACATACCTATTACTGCGGCGCCTATTGGGCCAATGGCTTCCATGAAGACGGCGTAGTCAGTGCCTTGCGGGTTGCCCAGTCGTTTGGAGAAACCCTGTGA
- the phrB gene encoding deoxyribodipyrimidine photo-lyase, translating to MQLIWLRSDLRVHDNTALSAAAARGPCAAVYLLSPQQWLEHDDAPCKVDFWLRNLNEMSRTLGELNIPLLIRNAPRWDDAPQVVLDLCQQLKVGAVHVNEEYGIHETRRDAQVAQLLDRSDIEFHSYLDQLFFKPGTLLTKTGTYFQVFSQFRKVCYERLHRSVPGLVRAPVAQAPLHLPSDAIATRVEHFETPDATLQALWPAGEAEAQRRLATFADAQIDYYKSERDFPAKPGTSQLSAYLAAGVISPRQCLHVALQSNQGEFESGNVGAVTWINELLWREFYKHILVGYPRVSRHRAFRPETDAVAWREAPDELAAWQQARTGLPIIDAAMRQLLETGWMHNRLRMVVAMFLTKNLLIDWREGERFFMRHLIDGDLAANNGGWQWSSSTGTDSAPYFRIFNPLSQSERFDADGVFIKHWLPELAGLNKKEVHNPATVGGLFGVADYPSPIVDLGKSRQRALAAFKNLPSRQAVGGGHE from the coding sequence ATGCAACTGATCTGGCTGCGCAGCGATTTGCGCGTACACGACAACACCGCCCTTTCGGCCGCCGCCGCTCGCGGCCCGTGCGCCGCGGTGTACCTGCTGAGCCCGCAGCAGTGGCTGGAACATGACGACGCGCCGTGCAAGGTGGATTTCTGGCTGCGTAACCTGAACGAGATGAGCCGCACGCTGGGCGAACTGAACATTCCCTTGTTGATCCGCAACGCCCCACGTTGGGATGACGCGCCACAGGTCGTGCTCGATCTGTGCCAACAGTTAAAGGTCGGCGCGGTACACGTTAACGAGGAGTACGGCATTCATGAAACCCGGCGTGACGCGCAAGTGGCGCAGTTACTCGACCGTAGCGACATCGAATTCCATAGCTACCTTGATCAATTGTTTTTCAAGCCAGGCACGTTACTGACCAAAACCGGGACTTACTTCCAGGTCTTCAGCCAGTTCCGCAAAGTGTGCTACGAGCGCCTGCACCGTTCAGTGCCGGGCCTGGTACGCGCCCCTGTTGCTCAGGCACCGTTGCACCTGCCGAGCGATGCCATCGCGACCCGTGTCGAACACTTCGAAACACCTGACGCCACGTTGCAAGCCCTGTGGCCCGCCGGTGAAGCCGAAGCCCAACGTCGCCTCGCAACTTTCGCCGACGCGCAAATCGATTATTACAAAAGCGAGCGCGACTTCCCGGCGAAACCTGGCACCAGCCAGCTCTCGGCTTATCTGGCGGCAGGTGTCATCTCCCCGCGCCAGTGCTTGCACGTCGCCCTGCAAAGTAATCAGGGTGAATTTGAAAGCGGTAACGTCGGCGCCGTGACTTGGATCAATGAGCTGCTGTGGCGCGAGTTCTACAAACATATTTTGGTCGGTTATCCCCGCGTTTCACGACACCGCGCCTTCCGCCCGGAAACCGACGCGGTGGCTTGGCGTGAAGCCCCGGACGAGTTGGCGGCCTGGCAACAGGCGCGCACGGGGCTGCCGATCATCGACGCGGCCATGCGCCAGTTGCTGGAAACCGGCTGGATGCACAACCGCTTGCGCATGGTGGTGGCGATGTTCCTGACCAAGAACCTGCTGATTGATTGGCGTGAAGGCGAGCGCTTTTTCATGCGGCATTTGATCGACGGTGACTTGGCGGCCAACAACGGCGGCTGGCAGTGGAGTTCCTCTACTGGTACCGATTCGGCGCCTTACTTCCGTATTTTCAACCCATTGAGCCAATCGGAACGATTCGACGCCGACGGTGTGTTCATCAAGCACTGGCTGCCGGAGCTGGCAGGGCTGAACAAGAAGGAAGTACACAACCCGGCCACCGTCGGCGGTTTGTTCGGCGTGGCGGACTACCCATCGCCAATCGTCGACCTGGGCAAGTCTCGCCAACGGGCGCTGGCAGCGTTCAAGAACCTGCCTTCGCGGCAAGCAGTGGGGGGTGGCCATGAGTGA
- the murI gene encoding glutamate racemase — MREAPIGVFDSGVGGLSVLAEIQRLLPHESLLYVADCGNIPYGEKTPEFIQHRCSVIAEFFQREGAKALVLACNTATVAGVANLRRDYPFWPIVGMEPAVKPAAAATRSGVVGVLATTGTLQSAKFAALLDRFATDVRVITQPCPGLVELIEGGDLHSPTLHQLLKSYVDPLLATGCDTIILGCTHYPFLKPMLKQMIPADISLIDTGAAVARQLQRLLADRELLAEGPARAAQFWTSADPDHFRSVLPVLWNSQGLVRSFDR; from the coding sequence ATGCGTGAGGCGCCGATTGGCGTGTTCGATTCCGGTGTCGGCGGGTTGTCGGTGTTGGCCGAAATCCAGCGTCTACTGCCCCACGAGTCTCTTTTGTATGTCGCCGATTGCGGGAATATTCCCTATGGCGAGAAAACCCCGGAATTCATCCAGCATCGTTGCAGCGTGATCGCCGAGTTTTTTCAGCGCGAAGGCGCTAAAGCGTTAGTGCTGGCCTGCAACACCGCCACGGTGGCTGGCGTGGCTAATTTACGCCGCGATTATCCCTTTTGGCCGATCGTGGGCATGGAGCCGGCAGTCAAACCGGCCGCCGCCGCTACTCGCAGCGGCGTGGTCGGTGTACTCGCCACCACTGGCACCTTGCAGAGTGCCAAGTTTGCGGCCTTGCTGGACCGTTTTGCCACTGATGTGCGAGTCATCACCCAGCCGTGTCCCGGTCTGGTGGAGCTGATTGAAGGTGGCGACCTGCACAGTCCGACCCTGCATCAACTGCTCAAGAGTTATGTCGATCCGCTGCTGGCCACCGGGTGCGACACGATCATTCTTGGTTGTACGCATTACCCCTTTCTCAAGCCCATGCTCAAACAGATGATCCCGGCAGACATCAGCCTGATCGACACCGGCGCCGCCGTGGCCCGGCAACTTCAGCGGTTGTTGGCCGACCGTGAATTGCTTGCCGAGGGGCCAGCTCGGGCTGCCCAGTTCTGGACGAGCGCCGACCCGGATCATTTCAGAAGTGTCCTGCCTGTACTGTGGAATTCACAGGGCCTGGTACGAAGTTTCGACAGGTAA
- a CDS encoding MerR family transcriptional regulator, with amino-acid sequence MKTTPDNSRDEDLGVDFKKALDEGWLPIREVARQTGVNAVTLRAWERRYGLIVPQRTPKGHRLFSAEHVQRILTILTWLNRGVAVSQVKQLLDTPQAFTDSAENDWQLLHHTLLQAVTQLDERTLDDTVNQAMALYPPRTLCEQLLMPLLAELEQRWQGQFGAQMERVFFYSWLRSKFGARIYHNNRQLRTAPLLLINHSDLPLEPHLWLTAWLISSADCPVEVFDWPLPVGELALAVDHLQARGVLLYSSKAMNLAQLPKLLSGVSCPKVIVGPTVCIHHTELSVRTTEITDLFLAEDPLSAHQELVQRGLI; translated from the coding sequence ATGAAAACCACACCCGATAACAGTCGCGACGAAGACCTTGGCGTCGACTTTAAAAAGGCGCTGGACGAAGGCTGGCTGCCGATCCGCGAAGTGGCCCGGCAGACGGGTGTAAACGCCGTCACCCTGCGCGCCTGGGAGCGGCGTTACGGGTTGATCGTTCCCCAGCGCACCCCAAAGGGTCATCGGCTGTTCTCGGCCGAACACGTCCAACGCATTTTGACGATCCTCACGTGGCTCAATCGCGGCGTGGCAGTGAGCCAGGTCAAGCAGTTGCTCGATACGCCACAGGCCTTCACCGACTCGGCTGAAAATGACTGGCAACTGCTGCATCACACCTTGCTGCAAGCGGTCACTCAATTGGATGAGCGCACCCTCGACGACACTGTCAACCAGGCCATGGCGCTGTACCCACCGCGCACGTTGTGCGAACAACTGCTGATGCCATTGCTGGCAGAGTTGGAGCAGCGCTGGCAAGGCCAGTTCGGCGCGCAGATGGAACGAGTGTTCTTTTATTCCTGGTTGCGCAGCAAATTCGGCGCACGCATCTACCATAACAACCGTCAGTTACGCACCGCTCCGCTGCTGTTGATCAATCATTCGGATCTGCCCTTAGAGCCGCACCTGTGGCTCACCGCCTGGTTAATCAGCAGCGCCGATTGTCCGGTGGAGGTGTTCGATTGGCCATTGCCGGTCGGCGAACTGGCACTGGCGGTTGATCACCTGCAAGCTCGCGGCGTGCTGCTGTATTCCAGTAAAGCCATGAACCTGGCGCAGTTGCCGAAACTTTTAAGTGGCGTCAGTTGCCCAAAAGTAATAGTCGGACCAACGGTATGCATCCACCACACCGAGTTATCCGTAAGAACCACCGAGATCACTGATTTGTTCCTGGCCGAAGATCCCTTGTCGGCTCATCAGGAGCTGGTTCAGCGCGGGCTCATTTAA
- a CDS encoding acyloxyacyl hydrolase, which yields MKKLFCLAAIAAALFGQSLTAQAAGVEFGVGQTSDSTMTYRLGLQFDWDKSWLQSDVGRVTGYWSGAYTYWEGDKTPGASSLSFSPVFVYEFAGQNVKPYVEAGIGVSLFSRTQLEDNNIGESFQFEDRLGFGLRFAGGHEIGVRATHYSNAGINSNNGGVESYALHYTLPL from the coding sequence ATGAAGAAACTATTCTGCTTGGCTGCGATTGCGGCCGCATTGTTTGGGCAAAGCTTGACTGCGCAAGCGGCAGGCGTGGAGTTCGGGGTCGGTCAGACCAGCGATTCGACCATGACTTACCGGCTGGGTCTGCAATTCGATTGGGACAAGAGTTGGCTGCAAAGTGACGTCGGTCGAGTGACCGGTTACTGGAGTGGCGCTTACACTTATTGGGAAGGTGACAAGACGCCGGGCGCCAGCAGCCTCTCGTTTTCTCCGGTGTTTGTTTACGAGTTTGCCGGGCAGAACGTCAAACCGTATGTCGAGGCAGGGATTGGTGTGTCGTTGTTCTCCCGGACTCAGCTTGAAGACAACAACATTGGTGAGTCCTTTCAGTTCGAAGACCGCCTCGGGTTCGGCCTGCGCTTTGCGGGTGGGCATGAAATCGGGGTTCGCGCGACGCACTATTCCAACGCCGGTATCAACAGTAACAATGGCGGCGTAGAAAGCTACGCGCTGCATTACACCCTGCCGTTGTAA
- a CDS encoding cyclopropane-fatty-acyl-phospholipid synthase family protein — MKSSSVTAKANLISANGLTGSLLRRGVLRQLAHLKHGQLVVIEDGERHVFGTPGSHLTGEIHILDAAAWGLVASSGSIGAGEAFIHGYWSSPDLTAVVRVFVSNLEVLDALEGGLAKLTRPFVQGLHWLNRNTRKGSQKNIAAHYDLGNDLFEQFLDPTMMYSAAQFLSPEDSLEQAQLNKLERICQKLALKPSDHLLEIGTGWGSMALYAAQHYGCKVTTTTLSKEQFAFTAKRIEALGLQDQVTLLLSDYRDLTGQYDKLVSIEMIEAVGHRFLPTYFKQCAHLLKSNGLMLLQAITIREQRYEQAKTNVDFIQRYIFPGGALPCVQKMLEVVSRDTDMNLLHMEDFGLHYARTLRLWHENFRHAHSRLTELGYDDYFLRLWEFYLCYCEGGFLERTIGTAQLLLAKPCAMPAPLLGRFDA; from the coding sequence ATGAAATCCTCTAGTGTTACGGCAAAAGCCAATCTGATAAGCGCCAACGGATTGACCGGGTCGCTGCTTCGGCGCGGCGTGCTGCGTCAGTTGGCGCATCTCAAGCATGGGCAACTGGTGGTCATCGAAGACGGCGAACGGCATGTGTTTGGCACGCCTGGCAGTCATCTCACGGGGGAGATCCATATCCTTGATGCCGCCGCCTGGGGCTTGGTCGCCAGCAGCGGCTCAATCGGCGCCGGCGAGGCGTTCATCCATGGTTACTGGAGTTCGCCGGACCTGACCGCGGTGGTCCGCGTGTTTGTGAGCAACCTGGAGGTGCTGGATGCGCTGGAAGGCGGTCTGGCAAAACTCACGCGCCCCTTCGTTCAAGGCCTGCACTGGCTCAACCGCAACACCCGAAAGGGCTCGCAGAAAAATATTGCGGCGCACTACGACCTGGGCAACGACTTGTTCGAACAGTTTCTGGACCCGACCATGATGTATTCGGCGGCGCAATTCCTTAGCCCCGAGGACAGCCTGGAGCAAGCACAACTGAACAAACTGGAACGGATCTGCCAGAAACTTGCGCTGAAACCCAGCGATCACTTGCTGGAAATCGGCACCGGCTGGGGCAGCATGGCGCTCTACGCGGCGCAGCACTATGGCTGCAAAGTCACCACGACCACGCTGTCCAAAGAGCAGTTCGCCTTCACCGCAAAGCGCATCGAAGCCCTCGGCCTACAGGATCAGGTCACGTTGCTGCTGTCGGATTACCGCGACCTCACCGGCCAGTACGACAAACTGGTGTCGATCGAGATGATCGAGGCGGTGGGTCATCGCTTCCTGCCAACGTACTTCAAGCAATGCGCGCATTTGCTCAAAAGCAACGGTTTGATGCTGTTGCAGGCAATCACCATCCGCGAACAGCGTTACGAACAAGCCAAAACCAATGTCGACTTTATCCAGCGCTACATCTTCCCCGGCGGCGCCCTGCCCTGTGTGCAAAAGATGCTGGAAGTTGTCAGCCGCGACACCGACATGAACCTGCTGCACATGGAGGACTTCGGCCTGCACTACGCGCGGACGCTGCGCCTGTGGCATGAGAATTTTCGCCATGCGCACAGTCGCTTGACTGAGTTGGGCTACGACGACTACTTCCTGCGGCTGTGGGAGTTTTACCTGTGCTACTGCGAAGGCGGCTTCCTTGAGCGCACCATCGGTACGGCGCAATTGCTGCTGGCCAAACCTTGCGCAATGCCGGCGCCATTGCTTGGCCGCTTCGATGCTTGA
- a CDS encoding YkgJ family cysteine cluster protein, with translation MKTIPHTQIADPAVTCSTCSACCCQLEVMLITDTGVPDRFIDTDDWGGEVMLRLDDGWCAALDRNTMMCTIYEKRPLICREFATGSPECMEERQGITSVYR, from the coding sequence ATGAAAACCATTCCCCACACGCAAATCGCTGATCCGGCGGTCACGTGCTCGACCTGTTCCGCCTGCTGCTGTCAGCTCGAAGTCATGCTGATCACCGACACGGGCGTGCCCGATCGTTTTATCGATACCGATGACTGGGGCGGGGAAGTCATGCTGCGCCTGGATGACGGCTGGTGCGCCGCGCTGGATCGCAACACGATGATGTGTACCATCTACGAAAAACGACCGCTGATCTGCCGGGAATTCGCCACGGGTTCGCCGGAGTGCATGGAAGAGCGCCAAGGCATCACGTCGGTGTACCGATAA
- a CDS encoding DUF2878 domain-containing protein produces MLERLANAVLFQLGWFACVAGGDSLWLLVALAALVIHLLWISHWADEGRLILSVVLLGTTVDSSLRWLGVFEFADVSPLIPLWLMLLWALLATTLRHCLQWSASPWWLASVLGAVGGAVSYYAGGKLAGVQFPYGQAPTLIGIALLWALLFPALHFMAQRLATDTRD; encoded by the coding sequence ATGCTTGAACGTCTGGCCAACGCCGTGCTGTTTCAGCTCGGCTGGTTTGCCTGCGTGGCGGGCGGCGACAGCCTGTGGCTGTTGGTAGCGCTGGCAGCACTGGTGATTCATTTGCTGTGGATAAGTCATTGGGCCGATGAAGGCCGGCTGATTCTCAGCGTAGTGTTGCTCGGCACCACCGTGGACAGCTCATTGCGCTGGCTGGGTGTTTTCGAGTTCGCGGACGTCTCGCCCTTGATTCCGCTGTGGCTTATGTTGCTGTGGGCACTACTGGCAACCACCTTGCGCCACTGCTTGCAGTGGAGCGCCAGCCCTTGGTGGCTGGCCAGCGTACTGGGTGCCGTGGGTGGAGCGGTATCGTATTACGCCGGTGGAAAACTGGCAGGCGTTCAATTCCCCTACGGCCAGGCACCGACGCTGATCGGCATCGCACTGCTCTGGGCCTTGCTGTTTCCGGCCCTCCACTTCATGGCCCAACGGCTGGCGACGGACACCCGAGACTAA
- a CDS encoding SDR family NAD(P)-dependent oxidoreductase: MNLTPARRYWLTGASSGIGAALAEEILKTGAHLAVSSRSVAPLKVLSQRYPGQVLVVAGDLTNSQTVREIGEQITEAWGSLDTVILNAGTCEYVDVQQFDASIIEHVIRTNLLASSYCIEAALPLLRAGTAPHLVGVSSSVTYLPLPRAEAYGASKAGLRYLFESLRIDLAPEGIEVTVVSPGFVDTPLTAKNDFPMPLSWPVEKTARHIFAKLKNRPLEIAFPALFMAMLWPLSKMPNRWKLAIGKRMLRSPAPIKDKP; the protein is encoded by the coding sequence ATGAATCTTACACCTGCTCGGCGGTATTGGTTGACCGGCGCCAGTAGCGGCATTGGTGCCGCACTGGCCGAAGAAATACTGAAAACCGGTGCCCACCTGGCCGTCAGTTCGCGCTCGGTGGCGCCGCTCAAGGTTTTGTCACAGCGCTATCCGGGGCAGGTGCTGGTGGTGGCCGGCGACCTGACCAACAGCCAGACCGTGCGTGAAATCGGCGAACAGATTACCGAAGCCTGGGGCTCGCTGGACACCGTGATCCTGAACGCTGGCACCTGTGAATACGTCGATGTGCAGCAGTTCGACGCCTCGATCATTGAACACGTGATCCGCACCAACCTGCTCGCCAGCAGCTACTGCATCGAAGCGGCCCTGCCCTTGTTGCGGGCCGGCACAGCGCCGCATCTGGTAGGGGTTTCCAGTTCGGTAACTTACCTGCCGCTGCCACGCGCCGAAGCTTATGGCGCCTCGAAGGCAGGGCTGCGTTACCTGTTCGAATCTCTGCGCATTGATCTCGCCCCGGAAGGCATCGAAGTCACCGTGGTGAGCCCAGGCTTTGTCGATACACCGCTGACCGCAAAAAACGATTTCCCGATGCCCCTGAGCTGGCCAGTGGAAAAAACCGCACGGCACATTTTCGCCAAGCTCAAAAATCGGCCACTGGAGATCGCCTTTCCGGCGCTGTTCATGGCCATGCTCTGGCCGCTGTCGAAAATGCCCAATCGATGGAAGCTGGCGATCGGCAAGCGAATGCTACGCAGTCCGGCACCGATTAAGGATAAACCGTGA
- a CDS encoding DUF523 and DUF1722 domain-containing protein encodes MLDSTAKPKIAISACLMGAEVRFNGGHKESRLCSRTLTDYFDFVPVCPEVAIGMGIPREPIRLVGDAEHPEAVGTVNRELNVTQPLTEYGQKMAVELNDICGYIFMQKSPSCGLLRVKVYHANGAPVDGGGRGIYAQAFCAEHPDLPVEEDGRLNDPVLRENFLTRVFAYSAWQQLLKEGLTRRGLIAFHSRYKYLLMAHNPVQYKTLGALLGNMGQTDPKELGPRYFSELMEALKKCATRRTHTNVLQHISGYLKQAISPEDKQEVQHIIGQYRHGIVPLVVPLTLLKHYFRQHPHPYIAQQVYLQPHPENLSLRNAI; translated from the coding sequence ATGCTCGACTCCACCGCGAAACCAAAAATTGCCATCAGCGCTTGCCTGATGGGCGCCGAAGTACGCTTCAACGGCGGTCACAAGGAATCTCGGCTGTGCAGCCGAACGCTCACTGACTACTTCGATTTCGTCCCGGTCTGTCCCGAGGTCGCTATCGGCATGGGGATCCCCCGGGAACCGATTCGTCTGGTAGGCGATGCTGAACACCCCGAGGCCGTCGGCACGGTGAACCGCGAGCTGAACGTCACTCAGCCGCTCACCGAATACGGCCAGAAAATGGCCGTCGAACTGAATGACATCTGCGGCTACATCTTCATGCAGAAATCGCCGTCTTGCGGGCTGCTGCGGGTCAAGGTTTACCACGCCAACGGCGCTCCAGTGGACGGCGGTGGTCGCGGAATCTACGCCCAGGCCTTCTGTGCCGAACACCCTGACCTGCCGGTGGAAGAGGATGGTCGCCTGAATGATCCGGTACTGCGCGAAAACTTTCTCACCCGCGTATTCGCCTACAGCGCCTGGCAGCAATTGCTCAAAGAAGGCCTAACCCGTCGCGGCCTCATCGCGTTTCACTCGCGCTACAAGTACCTACTGATGGCCCATAACCCGGTGCAATACAAAACCCTGGGCGCCCTACTGGGCAACATGGGCCAGACCGACCCAAAAGAGCTCGGCCCACGCTATTTCAGCGAACTGATGGAAGCGTTGAAGAAATGCGCCACCCGCCGCACTCACACCAACGTCCTGCAACACATCAGCGGCTACCTCAAGCAGGCCATCAGCCCTGAAGACAAGCAGGAAGTGCAGCACATCATCGGTCAGTACCGTCACGGCATCGTGCCGTTGGTGGTGCCACTGACCCTGCTCAAACATTACTTTCGCCAACACCCCCATCCTTACATTGCGCAACAGGTTTACCTGCAACCGCACCCGGAAAACCTCAGCCTGCGAAATGCGATCTAA
- a CDS encoding DUF1365 domain-containing protein — translation MNSALYSGWIAHRRFAPKTHQFRYRIGLLYLDLDEQDAVLGLSPLSGNSRFSPFSFRENDYLKAFTSTGMRLIDAVRQQVALAIGHEPKGSICLLTQARSWGLSFNPVSFFYCHEADGQLAAILCEVTNTPWRERYHYVLPAKAPQDLSDFHQHFAVAKAFHVSPFLPRDLEYRMSFSPAAQRLGVHMADWQGELKLFDATLSLQREPLDRSSLHRYLRKFPWMTAKTCLAIYWQAVRLLLKRIPIFAHQAADGSFKTAIVPPKDRRHEIL, via the coding sequence GTGAACAGCGCGCTCTACAGCGGCTGGATCGCCCATCGGCGATTCGCGCCAAAGACTCACCAATTCCGCTACCGGATTGGTTTGTTGTACCTGGACCTCGACGAACAGGATGCCGTACTTGGGCTGTCACCGTTGTCAGGTAACAGCCGCTTCTCACCGTTCTCATTTCGTGAAAACGACTACCTGAAAGCCTTCACCAGCACCGGCATGCGCTTGATCGATGCGGTACGCCAGCAAGTCGCCCTCGCCATCGGCCACGAGCCGAAAGGTTCGATCTGCCTGCTGACACAGGCGCGCAGTTGGGGCCTGTCGTTCAATCCGGTGAGTTTTTTCTACTGCCATGAGGCCGACGGCCAACTGGCGGCGATTCTCTGCGAAGTCACCAACACCCCATGGCGCGAGCGCTATCACTACGTGTTGCCGGCCAAAGCCCCGCAAGATCTGAGCGATTTCCATCAGCACTTTGCCGTGGCGAAGGCGTTTCATGTGTCGCCATTTTTACCACGTGACCTCGAATACCGCATGAGCTTCAGCCCCGCCGCGCAAAGGCTTGGCGTACACATGGCGGACTGGCAGGGCGAGCTGAAACTATTCGACGCAACACTCAGCCTGCAACGTGAACCCCTAGACCGCAGCAGCCTGCATCGCTACCTGCGAAAGTTTCCGTGGATGACCGCGAAAACCTGCCTGGCGATCTATTGGCAGGCCGTGCGCCTGTTGCTCAAACGTATACCGATTTTTGCTCATCAAGCTGCCGATGGCAGCTTTAAAACCGCCATCGTCCCCCCAAAGGATCGCCGCCATGAAATCCTCTAG